Proteins co-encoded in one Stenotrophomonas maltophilia genomic window:
- a CDS encoding ABC transporter permease yields the protein MFAYYARLAARSFRRNKVLTALMVIAIALGIGASMTTLTVFHVLSGDPIPGKSDRLFYVQLDAATGAYVAGEEPETQLTRFDGEALLREAKGERQALMSGGGGTIEPDNSTLKPFSIDTRWTSADFFPMFEVPMQYGRPWTREDDDGRARVVVISKALNDKLYQGANSVGRDLRMEGQSYRIVGVMKEWSPEPHFYDLTTGSYGKNEDLLLPISTSFDLKLGNNGNMNCFGENPDGNSYSLNAPCAWLQYWVEMDPAKAGDYRRYLENYSTQQREAGRFKHPPNVRLRTVMEWLDFNGAVPSDVRLQLWLALGFLGVCLVNTVGLLLAKFLRRSGEIGVRRALGASRGQIFLQCLVEAGAVGVVGGVLGIGLALLGLFAVRQQPVEYAKLAHLDGNMLLLALGLTLFASLAAGFLPAWRAMQVTPAIQLKSQ from the coding sequence ATGTTCGCCTACTACGCCCGATTGGCGGCCCGCAGCTTCCGCCGCAACAAGGTCCTGACCGCGCTGATGGTGATCGCCATCGCGCTTGGCATCGGTGCCTCGATGACTACCCTGACCGTGTTCCATGTGCTGTCCGGCGACCCGATTCCCGGCAAGAGCGACCGCCTGTTCTACGTGCAGCTCGACGCCGCCACCGGCGCCTATGTCGCCGGCGAAGAGCCGGAAACCCAGTTGACCCGCTTCGACGGTGAAGCGCTGCTGCGCGAAGCCAAGGGCGAACGCCAGGCGCTGATGAGCGGCGGCGGCGGCACCATCGAACCGGACAACAGCACCCTCAAGCCCTTCAGCATCGACACCCGCTGGACCTCGGCCGACTTCTTCCCGATGTTCGAGGTGCCCATGCAGTACGGCCGTCCGTGGACGCGCGAGGACGATGACGGACGCGCGCGCGTGGTGGTCATCTCCAAGGCGCTCAATGACAAGCTGTACCAGGGTGCCAACAGCGTGGGCCGCGACCTGCGCATGGAGGGCCAGAGCTACCGCATCGTCGGCGTGATGAAGGAATGGAGCCCGGAGCCGCACTTCTATGACCTGACCACCGGCAGCTACGGCAAGAACGAAGACCTGCTGCTGCCGATCTCCACCTCGTTCGATCTGAAGCTGGGCAACAACGGCAACATGAACTGCTTCGGCGAGAACCCCGACGGCAACAGCTATTCGCTCAACGCTCCCTGCGCCTGGCTGCAGTACTGGGTGGAGATGGACCCGGCCAAGGCCGGCGATTACCGCCGTTACCTGGAGAACTATTCGACCCAACAGCGCGAGGCCGGCCGCTTCAAGCACCCGCCGAACGTGCGCCTGCGCACCGTGATGGAATGGCTGGACTTCAACGGCGCGGTGCCCAGCGATGTGCGCCTGCAGCTGTGGCTGGCGCTGGGCTTCCTCGGTGTCTGCCTGGTCAACACGGTCGGCCTGCTGCTGGCCAAGTTCCTGCGCCGCAGCGGTGAGATCGGCGTGCGCCGTGCCCTGGGCGCCAGCCGCGGCCAGATCTTCCTGCAGTGCCTGGTGGAAGCCGGCGCGGTCGGTGTGGTCGGTGGCGTGCTCGGCATCGGCCTGGCCCTGCTCGGCCTGTTCGCGGTGCGCCAGCAACCGGTGGAGTACGCCAAGCTGGCCCACCTGGACGGCAACATGCTGCTGCTCGCACTGGGCCTGACCCTGTTTGCCAGCCTTGCCGCCGGTTTCCTGCCCGCCTGGCGTGCCATGCAGGTCACCCCGGCCATCCAGCTCAAGTCGCAGTAA
- a CDS encoding ABC transporter ATP-binding protein, which produces MYMLEMRSVAKVFRTEQVETHALRSLELQVKEGEFVAVTGPSGSGKTTFLNIAGLLETFTSGTYMLDGQDVSTLGDDARSRLRNQKIGFIFQGFNLIPDLNLFDNVDVPLRYRKMSASERRERIEKALSQVGLGSRMKHYPNELSGGQQQRAAIARALAGSPRLLLADEPTGNLDTQMARGVMELLEEINAAGTTIVMVTHDPELAARAQRNVHIVDGQVTDLVREPVLATPVRHIVAVNE; this is translated from the coding sequence ATGTACATGCTCGAAATGCGCTCGGTCGCCAAGGTCTTCCGCACCGAACAGGTGGAAACCCATGCGTTGCGCTCGCTGGAACTGCAGGTCAAGGAAGGCGAGTTCGTCGCCGTCACCGGTCCGTCCGGTTCCGGCAAGACCACCTTCCTCAATATCGCCGGCCTGCTGGAAACCTTCACCAGCGGCACCTACATGCTCGACGGCCAGGACGTGAGCACGCTGGGCGACGACGCCCGCAGCCGCCTGCGCAACCAGAAGATCGGCTTCATCTTCCAGGGCTTCAACCTGATTCCCGACCTCAACCTGTTCGACAACGTCGATGTGCCGCTGCGCTACCGGAAGATGAGCGCCAGCGAGCGCCGCGAGCGCATCGAAAAGGCGCTGAGCCAGGTCGGCCTCGGCTCGCGCATGAAGCACTACCCCAATGAACTGTCCGGCGGCCAGCAGCAGCGCGCGGCCATCGCGCGCGCCCTGGCCGGCAGCCCGCGCCTGCTGCTGGCCGACGAACCGACCGGCAACCTGGATACGCAGATGGCACGTGGCGTGATGGAACTGCTGGAAGAGATCAACGCCGCCGGCACCACCATCGTGATGGTCACCCACGACCCGGAACTGGCCGCGCGTGCACAGCGCAACGTGCACATCGTCGATGGCCAGGTGACCGACCTGGTGCGCGAGCCGGTGCTGGCCACGCCGGTGCGCCACATCGTCGCCGTCAACGAGTGA
- a CDS encoding efflux RND transporter periplasmic adaptor subunit — protein MIRDTSAQDQIVSSAPASATGASWHRYRWPALGAIALIAGIGWAVHAWSNASRSFDSSRVRIAEVKRGDLVRDIAADGRVIAANSPILYAISAGTVDLKVVAGDVVKKGQELAIIDSPELRSKLAQEQATLAGLEAEASRAALDATLARAKSRKETDQATIERQAADRDLQRYQRGYDGGAVPQIDLAKAKDSLKKADITLANATTDARLQSQGADLDARNKRLLADRQKAVVAEVQRQVDALPLRAPFDGQVGQVQAVQSTNLAANAPVLGVVDLSKFEVEIKVPESFARDLAIGMPAQLTGGNGQPFPGEISAVSPEVVNGEVNARVRFASAQPEGLRQSQRMSVRVLLDTRKNVLKVERGPFVEQGNGMAYVMDGRTAVRRPVELGVSSLGEVEIKSGVQPGDRIVVSGSDLFKDAERVSVN, from the coding sequence ATGATCCGCGACACTTCCGCCCAGGACCAGATCGTTTCCTCCGCCCCGGCCAGCGCCACCGGCGCCAGCTGGCACCGCTACCGCTGGCCGGCCCTGGGCGCCATCGCCCTGATCGCCGGCATCGGCTGGGCCGTGCATGCCTGGTCCAATGCCAGCCGCTCCTTCGACAGCAGCCGCGTGCGCATCGCCGAAGTGAAGCGCGGCGACCTGGTGCGCGACATCGCCGCCGATGGCCGGGTGATCGCCGCCAACAGCCCGATCCTGTACGCCATCTCGGCCGGTACCGTGGACCTGAAGGTGGTGGCCGGCGATGTGGTGAAGAAGGGCCAGGAGCTGGCGATCATCGACAGCCCGGAACTGCGCAGCAAGCTGGCCCAGGAGCAGGCCACCCTGGCCGGCCTGGAGGCCGAGGCCAGCCGCGCCGCGCTGGACGCCACCCTGGCCCGCGCCAAGTCGCGCAAGGAGACCGACCAGGCCACCATCGAACGGCAGGCCGCCGACCGCGACCTGCAGCGCTACCAGCGCGGCTACGACGGTGGCGCGGTGCCGCAGATCGACCTGGCCAAGGCCAAGGACTCGCTGAAGAAGGCCGACATCACCCTGGCCAACGCCACCACCGACGCCCGCCTGCAGAGCCAGGGCGCCGACCTGGACGCGCGCAACAAGCGCCTGCTGGCCGATCGCCAGAAGGCGGTGGTGGCTGAAGTGCAGCGCCAGGTCGATGCGCTGCCCCTGCGCGCACCGTTCGATGGCCAGGTCGGCCAGGTGCAGGCGGTGCAGTCCACCAACCTGGCCGCCAACGCGCCGGTGCTGGGCGTGGTCGACCTGTCCAAGTTTGAAGTCGAGATCAAGGTGCCGGAAAGCTTCGCCCGCGATCTGGCGATCGGCATGCCGGCACAGCTGACCGGCGGCAACGGCCAGCCGTTCCCGGGTGAGATCAGCGCGGTGTCGCCGGAAGTGGTCAACGGCGAGGTCAACGCCCGCGTGCGCTTCGCCAGCGCGCAGCCGGAAGGCCTGCGCCAGAGCCAGCGGATGTCGGTGCGCGTGCTGCTCGATACCCGCAAGAACGTGCTGAAGGTCGAGCGCGGCCCGTTCGTCGAACAGGGCAACGGCATGGCCTACGTGATGGATGGCCGCACCGCCGTGCGCCGTCCGGTGGAACTGGGCGTCAGCAGCCTGGGCGAAGTGGAAATCAAGTCGGGTGTGCAACCGGGCGACCGCATCGTGGTCTCCGGCAGCGACCTGTTCAAGGACGCCGAGCGCGTCTCCGTCAACTGA
- the glmS gene encoding glutamine--fructose-6-phosphate transaminase (isomerizing), with protein sequence MCGIVGAIADRDVVPVLIEGLKRLEYRGYDSSGIAVIDQHARPDVRRVRRTGRVSEMATAAEAEGFNALLGIGHTRWATHGGVTEANAHPHISQGVALVHNGIIENHEEQREKLRALGYTFESQTDTEVIAHLIHHHLKSGDDLLVALQHTVKELTGAYALAVVSRAEPERFVCARMGCPLLVGLGEGENFVASDVSAVISATRKVIFLEEGDTAEIRRDGVRIFDGHDQPVEREVHLSDVSLASLELGPYRHFMQKEIHEQPRALGDTIEAAIDAGGFPAELFGKNAEAVLSGIEGVQIIACGTSYYAGLTARYWIEAIAGLPCSVEIASEYRYRAAYANPRHLIVTISQSGETLDTMEALKYAKSLGHKHTLSICNVPESAIPRASELVCYTRAGAEIGVASTKAFTTQLAALFQLTVVLGKLHGRIDAAREADYLEQLRFLPGSVQHALNLEPQIAAWAERFARKANALFLGRGLHYPIALEGALKLKEISYIHAEAYPAGELKHGPLALVDEDMPVVVIAPNDSLLEKVKSNMQEVRARGGELFVFADQDSNFNESEGVHVIRTPRHAGVLSPIVHTIPVQLLAYHTALARGTDVDKPRNLAKSVTVE encoded by the coding sequence ATGTGTGGAATCGTGGGTGCGATCGCCGATCGCGACGTGGTGCCGGTGCTGATCGAGGGCCTGAAGCGGCTTGAGTACCGCGGTTACGATTCCTCCGGCATCGCCGTGATCGACCAGCACGCGCGTCCGGACGTTCGTCGCGTGCGCCGTACCGGTCGCGTTTCGGAGATGGCCACGGCCGCCGAGGCCGAGGGCTTCAATGCGCTGCTGGGTATCGGCCACACGCGCTGGGCCACCCACGGCGGCGTCACCGAGGCCAACGCACATCCGCACATCAGCCAGGGTGTGGCGCTGGTGCACAACGGCATCATCGAAAACCACGAGGAGCAGCGCGAGAAGCTGCGCGCGCTGGGCTATACCTTCGAATCGCAGACCGACACCGAAGTCATCGCGCACCTGATCCACCATCACCTGAAGAGTGGCGACGACCTGCTGGTGGCGCTGCAGCACACGGTGAAGGAACTGACCGGTGCCTACGCGCTGGCCGTGGTCAGCCGTGCCGAGCCGGAACGTTTCGTGTGCGCGCGCATGGGCTGCCCGCTGCTGGTCGGCCTGGGCGAGGGTGAGAACTTCGTTGCCTCGGATGTGTCGGCAGTGATCTCGGCCACGCGCAAGGTGATCTTCCTGGAAGAGGGCGACACCGCCGAAATCCGTCGCGACGGCGTGCGCATCTTCGACGGCCATGACCAGCCGGTCGAGCGCGAGGTGCACCTGTCCGACGTGTCGCTGGCCTCGCTGGAGCTGGGCCCGTACCGCCACTTCATGCAGAAGGAAATCCACGAGCAGCCGCGTGCGCTGGGGGACACCATCGAAGCGGCGATCGACGCCGGTGGTTTCCCGGCCGAACTGTTCGGCAAGAACGCCGAAGCGGTGCTGTCGGGTATCGAAGGCGTGCAGATCATCGCCTGCGGCACCAGCTACTACGCCGGTCTGACCGCACGCTACTGGATCGAGGCGATCGCCGGCCTGCCGTGCAGCGTGGAGATCGCCAGCGAGTACCGCTACCGCGCCGCCTACGCGAACCCCAGGCACCTGATCGTGACCATTTCCCAGTCTGGCGAAACGCTGGATACGATGGAGGCGCTCAAGTACGCCAAGTCGCTGGGCCACAAGCACACGCTGTCGATCTGCAACGTGCCGGAAAGCGCGATTCCGCGCGCCAGCGAGCTGGTCTGCTACACCCGTGCCGGCGCCGAGATCGGCGTGGCCTCGACCAAGGCGTTCACCACCCAGCTTGCCGCGCTGTTCCAGTTGACCGTGGTGCTGGGCAAGCTGCATGGCCGCATCGACGCGGCACGGGAAGCGGACTACCTGGAGCAGCTGCGCTTCCTGCCGGGCAGCGTGCAGCACGCGCTGAACCTGGAGCCGCAGATCGCCGCCTGGGCCGAGCGCTTCGCGCGCAAGGCCAACGCCCTGTTCCTGGGCCGCGGCCTGCATTACCCGATCGCGCTGGAAGGCGCGCTCAAGCTCAAGGAAATCTCCTATATCCATGCCGAAGCGTACCCGGCCGGCGAACTGAAGCACGGCCCGCTGGCGCTGGTGGACGAAGACATGCCAGTGGTGGTGATCGCGCCCAACGACAGCCTGCTGGAGAAGGTGAAGTCGAACATGCAGGAAGTGCGTGCGCGTGGCGGCGAGCTGTTCGTGTTCGCCGACCAGGACAGCAATTTCAACGAGTCCGAAGGCGTGCACGTGATCCGCACGCCGCGCCATGCCGGCGTGCTCAGCCCCATCGTGCACACCATCCCGGTGCAGCTGCTGGCTTACCACACCGCACTGGCGCGCGGCACCGACGTGGACAAGCCGCGCAACCTCGCCAAGAGCGTGACGGTGGAGTAA
- a CDS encoding DUF2846 domain-containing protein, with the protein MKKLHGVALAVAISALSGCASVPMTEKSVVDTAKTFPAPQDGKSGVYVFRNSFVGKALKKDVLIDGQCLGETADKVFFYTQVAGDQEHVISTESEFSPNDLKLFTEAGRNYFIQQSIKMGVFVGGAKLTVVPEAEGRSQVMQLKMAQNGRCSK; encoded by the coding sequence ATGAAAAAGCTGCATGGAGTCGCGTTGGCGGTGGCAATCAGTGCGCTGTCCGGTTGCGCGAGCGTTCCGATGACCGAGAAGAGCGTGGTGGATACGGCCAAGACCTTCCCGGCACCGCAGGACGGCAAGTCCGGGGTGTACGTGTTCCGCAACAGTTTCGTCGGCAAGGCACTGAAGAAGGACGTGCTGATCGATGGGCAGTGCCTGGGCGAAACCGCCGACAAGGTGTTCTTCTATACCCAGGTTGCCGGTGACCAGGAACATGTGATCTCCACCGAGTCGGAGTTCTCGCCCAACGACCTCAAGCTCTTTACCGAAGCCGGTCGCAACTACTTCATCCAGCAGTCGATCAAGATGGGCGTTTTCGTTGGCGGCGCGAAGCTGACCGTGGTTCCGGAAGCGGAAGGCCGCAGCCAGGTGATGCAGCTGAAGATGGCCCAGAACGGGCGTTGCTCGAAGTAA
- a CDS encoding CBS domain-containing protein, producing the protein MNVRELLQSKKEAVITIDAEDTIGAAAHKMSANKIAALVVMKDDAPVGIISEKDIVRTLADDGPQAGRRVISSVPSTGLEGIAPEATLKQAMSLMTYSRRRHLMVTDGTRLVGILSLGDIVKNLLGELELEKAVLQDIYMAAH; encoded by the coding sequence ATGAACGTCCGCGAACTCCTGCAATCCAAGAAAGAAGCTGTCATCACCATTGATGCGGAAGACACCATCGGTGCCGCCGCCCACAAGATGAGCGCGAACAAAATCGCTGCCCTGGTGGTGATGAAGGACGATGCCCCGGTCGGCATCATCTCCGAAAAGGACATCGTGCGTACCCTGGCCGATGACGGCCCGCAGGCCGGGCGCCGGGTGATTTCCAGCGTGCCCTCCACTGGTCTGGAAGGCATCGCGCCGGAGGCCACGCTGAAGCAGGCCATGTCGCTGATGACGTACTCGCGGCGCCGTCATCTGATGGTCACCGACGGCACGCGCCTGGTCGGCATCCTCAGCCTGGGCGACATCGTGAAGAACCTGCTGGGCGAACTGGAGCTGGAAAAGGCCGTGCTGCAGGACATCTACATGGCGGCGCATTGA
- a CDS encoding VOC family protein produces the protein METMELHRGRLIDHIQLVVRDLAASRRFYQAVFDTIGIPIAGEGDDYFWADELFISSASSEAAAGQLTGRHHLAFQARDTATVDAFHTAAITAGGTDNGAPGERPYHPGYYGAFVLDPDGNNIEVVYHGPANYSADSVKVTF, from the coding sequence ATGGAAACGATGGAACTGCACCGTGGTCGCCTGATCGACCACATCCAGCTGGTGGTGCGTGATCTGGCCGCCAGCCGCCGCTTCTACCAGGCGGTGTTCGACACCATCGGCATCCCGATCGCCGGCGAAGGCGATGATTACTTCTGGGCCGACGAGCTGTTCATTTCCAGCGCCAGCAGCGAGGCCGCGGCCGGCCAGCTGACCGGTCGCCACCATCTGGCGTTCCAGGCACGCGACACCGCTACCGTGGATGCCTTCCACACCGCCGCGATCACCGCCGGCGGCACCGACAACGGCGCGCCGGGCGAGCGTCCCTACCATCCGGGGTACTACGGGGCGTTCGTGCTGGACCCGGATGGCAACAACATCGAGGTGGTCTACCACGGCCCGGCGAACTACAGCGCCGATTCGGTCAAGGTGACGTTCTAG
- the gloA gene encoding lactoylglutathione lyase: MTIPALRDVPGVAAQAPAETTGFVFNHTMLRVKDITASLDFYTRVLGYQLIDKRDFPEAQFSLYFLAYVPAGAVVPEDDAQRRLWMAGLPGVLELTHNHGTETQDGAVYHDGNSDPRGFGHICVSVPDIEAACQRFEALGVTFQKRLTDGRMKNLAFIKDPDGYWVEIIANA, from the coding sequence ATGACCATTCCCGCCCTGCGCGATGTCCCCGGCGTCGCCGCCCAGGCCCCGGCCGAAACCACCGGCTTCGTGTTCAACCACACCATGCTGCGGGTCAAGGACATCACCGCCTCGTTGGACTTCTACACCCGCGTGCTGGGCTACCAGCTGATCGACAAGCGCGATTTCCCGGAGGCCCAGTTCAGCCTGTACTTCCTGGCCTACGTGCCGGCCGGCGCGGTGGTGCCGGAAGACGATGCCCAGCGCCGACTGTGGATGGCCGGCCTGCCGGGCGTGCTGGAACTGACCCACAACCACGGCACCGAGACCCAGGACGGCGCGGTCTACCACGACGGCAACAGTGACCCGCGCGGTTTCGGCCACATCTGCGTATCGGTGCCGGACATCGAGGCCGCCTGCCAGCGCTTCGAGGCCCTCGGCGTCACCTTCCAGAAGCGCCTGACCGACGGCCGCATGAAGAACCTGGCCTTCATCAAGGACCCGGACGGCTACTGGGTCGAGATCATCGCCAACGCCTGA